From Chitinivorax tropicus:
CTGGAGCAAGGCATGGGTTTCGTCCATCAACCTGGTAAAGGGGACAACACGATTCACCAGCCCCATGGACAAAGCTTCCTCTGCAGTCACCAATCGGCCAGTCAGGAGCATGTCTGCCGCCCGGCCTTTGCCGATCAGCCTGGGTAGCCTGGTGGTGCCGCCAAACCCGGCGACTGCGCCAATCTTGACCTCTGGGTGGCCCAGCAGCGCGCCCGATGCTGCAACTCGCAGCATGCAGGCTTCAGCGATTTCCAGCCCGCCGCCCAAGGCGTGGCCATTGATGGCGGCAATGACTACCTTGCCGAGGTTCTCGATCTTGTGGGTCACCGTGGTGGCCATTTCCGCCAGCTCACGCACCTGTAATGCAGATGCACGATTGAGGAATTTGATATCCGCCCCGGCTGAAAACACCTTGTCGCCTACGGCGGTGATCACGACTGCATCGGCGTCGCCATCCGCTTTGGCTTGATCCAGGCAGCCCGCCAATTGCTGCAGTACATCCCTATTCATGGCGTTCAATGCATCTGGTCGATTGAGCGTAATGGTAGCGATGCGCTCTTTGACGCGATACGACACCCAACTCGTCTGTGACATCCGAATCTCCCTTGTCCAGCATGCTATGGGGCTCGGCGGGCAGCCGCCCGCCGGATCAAGTGTGTTTTCAAATGGTCTGTTTCGCTTCCTTCAGCCACAGCGACAGCATCATCAAGATCCACACCATTGTGCCGTAGTAGCCGGGGTGCTCGCGTACTTTGCTCATCATGTCATCGATGAATTCCGGGCGGATCAGATCATGGCGTTTCAAATCCGACAGGCTGTCATTGACCAGGGTCTGCAAGCCTGTGTGCTTGGTGAGCCAGGGGCCGAATGGGAGACCGAAGCCGTGTTTTTCCTTGGTGATGATCTCGGGTGGCAGGAAGTCACGCAGCGCTTCTTTGAAAAACCAGCGCAGCTGCTGCCCTTTGAGCTTCCAGCCTGGGTCGAGCTTGAGCGAGAACTGGGTCAGCTTGTCATGCAGCAAGGGGTAGGCGATATCGACGCCAGCCAGCTCGCAGGCCAGGTTGACTTTCACCAGGTCGTTGTCGGCCA
This genomic window contains:
- a CDS encoding enoyl-CoA hydratase/isomerase family protein, producing MSQTSWVSYRVKERIATITLNRPDALNAMNRDVLQQLAGCLDQAKADGDADAVVITAVGDKVFSAGADIKFLNRASALQVRELAEMATTVTHKIENLGKVVIAAINGHALGGGLEIAEACMLRVAASGALLGHPEVKIGAVAGFGGTTRLPRLIGKGRAADMLLTGRLVTAEEALSMGLVNRVVPFTRLMDETHALLQDILSQSPQAVKLTWEALHRGLDLPIDASAQLGADYFGLAASTEDFRIGTSAFINKTQASFIGK